Proteins co-encoded in one Candidatus Nomurabacteria bacterium genomic window:
- a CDS encoding DUF3135 domain-containing protein, whose translation MSEKLNPEFGGLTFDEWAKLAKSSPDLFALKRLEVTAEYIASVPEQYRLRLEQLQFRVNGLRAKYGKCPLASAQVLQDEMFASLRCLGGELRELEGLLSSSPEGLRSVK comes from the coding sequence ATGTCAGAAAAACTCAATCCTGAGTTTGGTGGCCTCACGTTTGATGAGTGGGCGAAACTCGCAAAGTCTAGTCCAGATTTGTTTGCGCTGAAACGCTTGGAGGTGACTGCCGAGTACATCGCTTCAGTGCCAGAGCAGTATCGTCTTCGACTTGAGCAGCTGCAGTTTCGTGTGAATGGTCTTCGTGCCAAGTATGGAAAGTGTCCGCTGGCTTCGGCGCAGGTGTTGCAAGACGAGATGTTTGCCTCACTACGCTGTCTTGGTGGTGAGTTGCGTGAGCTGGAAGGGCTTTTGTCTTCAAGTCCAGAGGGACTTCGTTCGGTGAAGTAA
- a CDS encoding peptidoglycan-binding protein — MWNNFFKPSKHFTRAVSGLLICGMILTLSPGATALAQTAEPVELTPDAIVDTGDAVAISDTVITSNTNKIDTEGTATSTEQAAGQAANTASSTSSEGDTEIASSTEDSLVPTASSTPTTTPLHALDASSTATSTDAVASSTIAIDNHATTTNNATTSANTGGNTAAGDGPSAIVTGDAYAYANVVNLTNTNIINSTGFIAFINQLFGAGTVDIRDMFDVFSDTSTGRCSSDGCDGASLEQYLLNNYSTTSSTVTVSANTGGNHASGSGAAIITGDAYAGANVTNVTNTNIIDANYLVLSFSNFGDLLGDIVLPNKSLLEKLFQYTSGVSALAYQADNQATIENHVTTTANTGGNAASSTASTSGGYIDTGDATTYTNVYNQVNTNVVNDDSFVMLFRIHGDWNGSVFGLPDNLSWFATPGGIAITNTGGQTTPATRGISADIVNIADIENNVSVSASTGGNSTSGDSLSHIETGDAYATTNITNIANTNILGRNWSLLIFDIFGDWMGNLSFGQPDLWIGGTASAIGGNTGSGAAIEYTFTVSNLGDSAANNVVLNGVLDSSLIQLNTPLQNISLGTIEPGEMVELTYAARVTDTLPNGSFPINLTASITSAEPDENHANNEEVVTVIAENITRGHSNSNGFGANDITRNADIEITKTANKEIILPGDTVEYEVAITNHGGPVFNGILYDTLYDEADGIVLDQNWPLYTIDADETITVTYEITFDSEIGPGTYTNSAQVLGYHKNRKAQFMQEYDSEIATTPIKITGAQPQVLGISTSASCEPYLQDYLRAGANNDPTEVLKLQRFLQEQIDTSLVPTGHFDQATERAVRDFQRRHRATILIPWGITDPTGYVYYTTQKQINEIYCANTITFPLSTEQIAEIAHYRDSTASSAKPVANTAVPNSSPLPAGDVRVNNTVATKKPTVVTQRKMILLGDKINWSTQTTTIQYRSASLLPANMLGRFTNWLRNFGGSLSFWQ, encoded by the coding sequence ATGTGGAACAACTTTTTTAAGCCATCCAAGCACTTTACTCGTGCAGTCAGCGGTCTGCTGATTTGTGGCATGATTCTAACTCTCTCGCCAGGAGCGACCGCCCTAGCGCAAACGGCCGAACCAGTCGAACTAACACCAGATGCGATTGTGGACACCGGCGACGCCGTAGCGATTAGTGACACAGTCATCACCAGTAACACCAACAAGATTGATACTGAAGGTACTGCCACCAGCACTGAACAAGCCGCTGGCCAAGCTGCTAACACCGCAAGTAGCACCAGCAGCGAAGGTGACACCGAAATAGCTTCTTCCACTGAAGACAGCCTCGTACCAACCGCTAGTTCAACTCCTACCACCACTCCCCTTCATGCCCTTGACGCCAGCTCCACCGCCACATCGACCGATGCAGTAGCGAGCTCAACCATCGCCATAGATAACCATGCCACCACCACAAACAACGCCACCACCAGTGCCAACACTGGCGGCAACACGGCAGCGGGTGATGGCCCGAGCGCTATCGTGACTGGCGATGCCTATGCCTACGCCAATGTCGTTAACCTCACCAACACAAACATCATCAACTCCACTGGCTTCATTGCCTTTATCAATCAGCTATTTGGCGCAGGTACCGTCGACATTCGAGATATGTTTGATGTGTTCTCCGACACCAGCACCGGCCGCTGTAGCTCTGATGGTTGCGATGGAGCAAGTCTTGAGCAGTATCTCCTCAACAACTACAGCACCACCTCCAGCACCGTCACTGTGAGCGCCAACACTGGTGGGAATCACGCCAGCGGCAGTGGCGCAGCGATCATCACTGGCGACGCCTACGCCGGCGCCAACGTGACCAACGTGACCAACACCAATATTATTGATGCCAACTACCTTGTGCTTTCGTTCAGTAACTTCGGTGACCTACTTGGCGACATCGTCCTGCCAAACAAATCATTGCTCGAAAAACTCTTTCAATACACGAGCGGCGTCAGCGCGCTCGCCTATCAGGCAGACAATCAAGCCACGATTGAAAATCACGTAACCACCACCGCCAACACCGGAGGCAACGCCGCGTCTTCGACTGCCTCCACCAGCGGTGGCTACATTGACACCGGCGACGCCACCACCTACACCAACGTATACAATCAAGTGAATACTAACGTGGTTAATGACGATTCGTTTGTCATGCTCTTCCGTATCCATGGCGACTGGAACGGTTCGGTCTTCGGATTGCCAGACAACCTCAGCTGGTTTGCGACTCCCGGGGGCATCGCGATCACTAATACTGGTGGCCAAACCACCCCCGCCACCCGTGGCATATCGGCCGACATTGTGAACATTGCCGATATTGAAAACAACGTTTCGGTCAGCGCATCCACCGGTGGCAACAGCACTTCTGGTGATAGTCTCAGCCACATCGAAACTGGTGACGCCTACGCCACTACCAACATCACCAACATCGCAAACACCAACATCCTTGGTCGCAACTGGTCGCTCCTTATCTTTGATATTTTTGGCGATTGGATGGGCAATCTTTCATTTGGCCAACCTGATCTTTGGATTGGCGGAACAGCCAGTGCCATCGGCGGCAACACTGGGTCTGGCGCCGCGATTGAATACACCTTCACTGTCAGCAATCTTGGCGACAGCGCTGCCAACAATGTGGTTTTAAACGGCGTCCTAGACAGTAGCCTGATTCAACTTAATACTCCGCTACAAAATATTTCCCTCGGCACCATTGAACCAGGTGAGATGGTCGAACTCACCTACGCTGCGCGTGTGACAGACACACTCCCAAACGGTTCGTTCCCTATTAATCTAACCGCCTCTATTACCAGCGCTGAGCCTGACGAAAATCACGCCAATAATGAAGAAGTGGTAACCGTTATTGCTGAAAATATCACTCGGGGGCACTCTAATAGCAACGGTTTTGGCGCCAATGATATTACTCGAAATGCCGATATTGAAATCACCAAAACTGCTAACAAAGAAATCATTCTCCCTGGTGATACTGTCGAGTACGAAGTAGCCATTACGAACCACGGAGGACCGGTCTTTAACGGCATTTTGTACGACACACTTTACGATGAAGCAGATGGTATTGTGCTGGACCAAAACTGGCCACTCTACACGATTGATGCTGACGAGACTATCACGGTTACCTATGAAATTACCTTCGACAGCGAAATTGGTCCCGGTACGTACACCAACAGCGCGCAAGTGCTTGGGTACCATAAAAATAGAAAGGCGCAATTTATGCAGGAGTACGATTCTGAAATTGCTACGACACCTATCAAAATCACTGGAGCGCAGCCACAAGTACTCGGTATCTCTACTAGCGCCAGCTGTGAACCATATCTACAAGACTACCTTCGCGCCGGAGCAAACAATGACCCGACCGAGGTACTGAAGCTGCAACGATTTTTGCAAGAGCAGATTGACACAAGCCTCGTTCCTACTGGCCACTTTGATCAAGCGACCGAACGAGCCGTACGCGATTTTCAGCGAAGACATCGTGCCACCATACTCATACCATGGGGAATCACTGATCCGACGGGATACGTGTACTACACCACCCAGAAACAAATCAATGAGATATACTGTGCCAACACCATCACCTTTCCGCTCAGTACTGAACAAATTGCAGAAATAGCCCACTATCGAGATAGCACAGCCTCATCAGCAAAACCAGTTGCGAATACTGCCGTACCTAATAGCTCACCATTGCCAGCTGGAGATGTAAGGGTGAACAATACTGTAGCGACAAAAAAGCCAACTGTTGTTACACAACGTAAAATGATTCTTCTTGGCGACAAAATAAATTGGTCAACACAAACCACCACCATTCAATACCGCAGTGCGTCGCTCTTGCCAGCGAACATGTTGGGACGCTTCACTAATTGGCTGCGCAACTTTGGCGGAAGTTTGTCATTCTGGCAGTAG
- the glmS gene encoding glutamine--fructose-6-phosphate transaminase (isomerizing), producing the protein MCGIFGYVGSKTAAPVLLDGLRTLEYRGYDSAGIFVPGNEPVRSVGPIDNLAKKVPAAISGTSGIAHTRWATHGAPTEANAHPHLDMSDAIALVHNGIIENYRELREGLVTQGIIFNSDTDSEVLAKLIGTMYRGDLLQAVREALRVVRGTYGIAVMHAKNPDEIIVARMGSPIVLGLGIDENLVASDPSALLAHTKDVIFLNDGECAVVRKGSYQVLTIEGKKLNKLPEKVEWDVESVQKQGYEHFMLKEIYEAPEVIENTIRGRLLVEKGRAKLGGLESKLNTLVGLNRVTIVGCGSAYYAGQIGRYLFEEYANLPTEVELGSEYRYKKNLPDKRNAVLAITQSGETADTLASVREAKRLGLLTIGVVNTVGSTIARETDVGVYNHAGPEIAVASTKAFISQLTVLTLMTLLLGRERGLSLAEGQKIARGLIELPGVLRDMLADTSHIKAVATRYARYSNAMFIGRKLHTPIAYEGALKLKEVTYTHAEAYAGGELKHGSIALLDEHFPVVALVPEDDVYEKMISNIEEVRARKAPVLAIATEGDRQIDALADDVLFVPKVHPILQPIVSTIPLQLLAYYVGVEKGLNVDRPRNLAKSVTVE; encoded by the coding sequence ATGTGTGGAATCTTTGGGTATGTGGGAAGTAAGACTGCTGCACCAGTGCTTCTGGATGGCTTGCGTACGCTCGAGTACAGAGGGTATGACTCAGCCGGAATATTTGTGCCGGGGAATGAGCCTGTGCGGTCGGTTGGTCCGATTGATAATCTCGCTAAAAAAGTCCCTGCTGCAATTTCTGGCACCTCTGGAATCGCCCACACTCGCTGGGCGACACACGGTGCTCCGACTGAAGCAAATGCACATCCACACCTCGACATGTCTGATGCCATTGCGCTGGTGCACAATGGCATCATCGAAAACTATCGTGAGCTACGAGAGGGGTTGGTAACACAGGGCATTATCTTTAATTCCGATACTGATTCTGAGGTTCTGGCGAAGCTAATTGGCACGATGTATAGAGGAGATTTACTTCAGGCAGTGCGTGAAGCGCTTAGGGTGGTGCGTGGCACATACGGAATAGCCGTTATGCATGCTAAGAATCCAGACGAGATTATTGTCGCACGCATGGGCAGTCCGATTGTGCTTGGCCTTGGTATTGACGAAAACCTAGTTGCGTCTGACCCTTCTGCGCTCCTTGCACACACCAAAGATGTTATTTTTCTGAATGACGGGGAGTGTGCGGTAGTAAGGAAAGGCTCGTATCAAGTGCTGACCATTGAAGGCAAGAAGCTGAACAAGCTACCCGAAAAAGTCGAGTGGGATGTAGAGTCAGTGCAGAAGCAAGGATATGAACACTTCATGCTCAAGGAAATTTATGAAGCCCCCGAAGTGATTGAGAACACCATTAGAGGTCGACTGTTGGTTGAGAAAGGACGAGCAAAACTAGGTGGTCTTGAAAGTAAACTGAATACATTGGTTGGCCTTAATCGTGTAACGATTGTTGGTTGTGGGTCAGCGTATTATGCTGGCCAGATTGGCCGCTATCTTTTTGAAGAGTATGCCAATTTGCCAACAGAGGTAGAGTTGGGGAGTGAGTATCGGTATAAGAAGAATCTGCCCGATAAAAGGAATGCGGTGCTTGCGATTACTCAGTCTGGCGAGACAGCAGACACTTTGGCGTCTGTGCGCGAAGCGAAGAGACTGGGTCTTCTGACGATTGGTGTGGTGAATACCGTTGGTTCGACAATCGCGCGCGAAACTGATGTGGGAGTGTATAATCACGCTGGTCCAGAAATCGCAGTCGCATCCACAAAAGCGTTTATTTCTCAGCTTACTGTCTTGACTCTCATGACCTTACTCCTTGGGCGAGAGCGTGGACTTAGTCTGGCAGAAGGTCAAAAAATTGCGCGTGGACTCATTGAGCTGCCTGGCGTCTTACGTGACATGTTGGCTGATACAAGTCATATTAAAGCGGTGGCAACACGGTATGCAAGGTATTCGAATGCTATGTTTATCGGTCGCAAGTTGCATACTCCCATTGCGTACGAGGGGGCGCTTAAGCTGAAGGAGGTAACATACACTCATGCTGAAGCATATGCTGGCGGCGAGTTGAAGCATGGCTCGATTGCGCTTCTTGATGAACATTTCCCTGTGGTTGCTCTTGTGCCAGAAGATGATGTGTATGAAAAAATGATTTCTAATATTGAAGAGGTGCGGGCACGAAAAGCGCCGGTCTTGGCCATTGCCACCGAGGGCGACCGACAGATTGATGCGCTGGCAGACGATGTGCTTTTCGTGCCCAAAGTCCACCCAATTTTGCAGCCGATAGTGTCCACTATACCGTTACAGTTACTTGCGTATTATGTTGGGGTAGAGAAGGGACTTAATGTTGATCGACCGCGCAATTTGGCAAAGAGCGTGACGGTGGAGTAA
- a CDS encoding ABC transporter ATP-binding protein, giving the protein MEIPNTPSGFFFYVSKPYRKWAIIAALAVVCGSALEQGSAYIFKLIVDSVEQGDYHATLQYALFYPVLVLSIQLFFRVSGYAGARWATSSSSYTYEVLSNYALGHSHGYFTNRFSGSLLSKISNVAGAIDRLIPEVLWTHINASVSLIVTMSFLFLVDPVAGGIFVMLLIVLISYNRSLAKTKAAIAEASSQAGTDLRGSIVDTFSNVQAVRQYVQHSEEKRRTFDLIDRYRAANLKSWMYTEMMLFWNGMILFVFSLAMFWVLVHGWQAGEISTGDMVLVIALYAQITGLLIFIGRAFNATARTVGEMREGLSELLVPHEIVDTPDAEALAVSGAGISWQQVRFDFENQTIFKDFSLDIAPGQRLGLVGHSGAGKSTFVSLLLRQHEIGGGEISIDGQSIAKVTQDSLRQAIALVPQEPALFHRSIRDNILYGKPDASEAEVIEAAKRAQAHDFIMALPDGYNTLVGERGVKLSGGQKQRVAIARAMLKDAPILVLDEATSALDSESEVAIQKALETLMEGRTVIAIAHRLSTLRKMDRIIVLKAGVIVEDGTHVELSQAGGVYERLWKHQAGGFLKE; this is encoded by the coding sequence ATGGAGATACCCAATACTCCATCTGGCTTCTTCTTCTACGTTTCAAAACCATACCGTAAGTGGGCTATTATTGCTGCTTTGGCAGTGGTTTGCGGGTCGGCGCTTGAGCAAGGCTCGGCCTATATCTTTAAGCTTATCGTAGATTCAGTTGAACAAGGAGATTATCATGCTACTTTGCAATACGCGCTGTTCTATCCTGTTTTGGTTTTGAGTATTCAGCTATTCTTTCGGGTGAGTGGTTACGCTGGTGCTCGGTGGGCAACGAGCTCATCTTCATACACATATGAAGTTCTATCAAACTACGCGCTCGGCCATAGTCATGGATATTTCACCAATCGCTTTTCTGGTTCACTCCTCAGTAAAATTAGCAATGTGGCAGGCGCGATAGATAGGCTGATTCCTGAAGTATTGTGGACGCATATCAACGCATCTGTATCACTGATTGTAACTATGTCTTTCTTGTTTTTAGTCGATCCAGTTGCAGGCGGCATTTTTGTTATGCTTTTGATTGTGCTTATTTCGTACAATCGCTCACTCGCGAAAACGAAAGCCGCTATCGCAGAGGCGTCTTCGCAGGCAGGAACAGATTTGCGAGGGAGCATTGTTGATACTTTTAGCAATGTACAAGCAGTGCGCCAGTACGTGCAACACAGTGAGGAGAAGCGGAGAACATTTGATTTAATTGATCGTTATCGTGCCGCAAACCTTAAAAGTTGGATGTATACCGAAATGATGCTTTTCTGGAATGGAATGATTCTTTTTGTTTTTTCATTGGCCATGTTTTGGGTGCTTGTTCACGGCTGGCAGGCGGGTGAGATTTCTACGGGAGACATGGTGTTGGTCATCGCGCTCTATGCCCAGATTACTGGCTTGTTGATATTTATTGGTCGAGCATTCAATGCGACCGCCAGAACTGTCGGTGAAATGCGTGAAGGTCTTTCTGAACTCTTGGTGCCACACGAGATTGTGGATACTCCTGACGCAGAAGCGCTTGCCGTATCGGGAGCTGGTATTTCATGGCAGCAAGTGCGTTTTGATTTCGAAAACCAAACCATCTTCAAAGACTTTAGCCTTGATATTGCGCCCGGGCAGCGACTGGGCTTAGTCGGCCATTCGGGAGCCGGAAAATCCACTTTCGTTTCTTTGCTTTTGCGTCAGCATGAAATTGGTGGTGGTGAAATTTCAATTGATGGACAAAGTATTGCCAAGGTTACTCAAGATTCCTTGCGTCAAGCGATAGCGCTCGTGCCGCAGGAGCCGGCGCTGTTTCATCGGTCAATTCGTGACAATATTCTCTACGGCAAGCCAGATGCGTCTGAAGCTGAGGTTATTGAGGCTGCAAAGCGAGCGCAAGCGCATGATTTCATCATGGCGCTGCCAGATGGCTACAATACGTTGGTGGGTGAGCGTGGTGTAAAGCTTTCAGGTGGACAGAAGCAGCGGGTTGCGATCGCGCGCGCCATGCTTAAGGATGCGCCAATTCTCGTGCTCGATGAAGCTACTTCAGCGCTTGATAGTGAGAGCGAAGTAGCGATTCAAAAAGCACTTGAAACACTGATGGAAGGGCGCACGGTGATTGCTATCGCACATCGCCTGTCGACGCTTCGTAAGATGGATAGAATTATTGTGCTCAAAGCAGGGGTGATAGTTGAAGATGGTACTCATGTAGAGTTGAGCCAGGCAGGTGGTGTATATGAGCGACTCTGGAAGCATCAGGCAGGTGGTTTTTTGAAGGAGTAG
- the tsaD gene encoding tRNA (adenosine(37)-N6)-threonylcarbamoyltransferase complex transferase subunit TsaD yields the protein MLILSIETSCDETAVSLVQATGTFPHATYEVLGNGLWSQIDIHREYGGVFPALAKREHAATIVAMLEKAWTESGLEKPDFTPHIEQETEAAVREILNREHGLADQLLTFHQEHGALPVDLIAVTSGPGLEPALWVGVNFARALALLWDAPVVPTNHMEGHILASIFDADRDNQLSDISFPAISLLISGGHTELILMRDWGTYEKIGQTRDDAVGEAFDKVARLMGIPYPGGPEISKRAAEARKRKLPTFTELPTPMLHSGDLDFSFSGLKTAVRYAVQNNINSSKQDTLSDDEIAAVARDFEDAVTTVLVKKTIDAIETHGATTLIVGGGVSANRHIKQVMEAKLLTEHPEVTAYFPPPGLSTDNSIMIALAGHARKDGALAPAGTSVMRADGNKSLA from the coding sequence ATGTTGATACTATCAATTGAAACTTCGTGTGATGAAACCGCCGTCAGCCTCGTACAGGCCACTGGCACTTTCCCGCACGCCACGTATGAAGTACTCGGAAACGGCCTCTGGTCACAGATTGATATTCATCGCGAATACGGCGGTGTCTTTCCGGCACTCGCCAAGCGCGAGCACGCAGCGACAATTGTAGCCATGCTCGAAAAAGCTTGGACCGAAAGCGGCTTAGAAAAACCTGATTTCACCCCACACATTGAGCAAGAAACTGAAGCTGCTGTTCGAGAAATCTTAAACCGCGAACACGGACTCGCTGACCAACTCCTCACCTTCCACCAAGAACACGGCGCGCTGCCAGTGGATTTGATTGCAGTGACGAGCGGTCCTGGCCTCGAACCTGCACTGTGGGTGGGGGTAAATTTTGCACGAGCATTAGCGCTCTTGTGGGATGCACCAGTAGTACCAACCAACCACATGGAAGGTCATATCCTCGCTAGCATTTTTGATGCCGACCGCGACAACCAACTCTCTGATATTTCATTCCCTGCCATTTCACTACTCATTTCTGGTGGCCACACTGAGCTGATTCTCATGCGTGACTGGGGAACGTATGAAAAAATTGGCCAAACTAGAGACGATGCCGTCGGAGAAGCGTTTGATAAGGTCGCACGCTTAATGGGCATTCCGTATCCAGGTGGACCGGAGATTTCCAAGCGAGCGGCAGAGGCCCGAAAACGAAAACTACCAACTTTTACTGAGCTGCCGACGCCAATGCTGCACTCAGGCGATTTAGACTTTTCGTTTTCGGGCCTGAAGACCGCCGTCCGTTACGCCGTCCAAAACAACATAAACAGCTCTAAGCAAGACACCCTTTCGGACGATGAAATCGCTGCCGTTGCGCGCGACTTCGAAGACGCCGTCACTACCGTACTGGTCAAGAAAACCATCGATGCCATTGAAACCCATGGCGCCACCACATTGATTGTAGGCGGCGGTGTTAGTGCCAACCGCCACATCAAACAAGTCATGGAAGCCAAGCTGCTCACCGAGCACCCTGAAGTAACAGCGTACTTCCCACCACCGGGACTCTCCACCGACAACAGCATCATGATCGCGCTCGCTGGTCATGCTCGCAAAGATGGCGCACTCGCACCCGCAGGCACAAGCGTGATGCGTGCCGACGGCAATAAAAGCCTGGCCTGA
- a CDS encoding MYG1 family protein — MQTIVTHDGSFHPDDILAVATIKILLGDEPTTIIRTREDEVIASADWVVDVGNVYDSATQRFDHHQNGLEVRENKIPYAAFGLVWKEFGAQICGSAEIAADIDQLIVQPIDAGDNGVGLYDVNEYEVKPYELFSVFSAFRPVWGNEHENDTAFVEAVDFAKMLLEKIIAHAQRAQAVRQVAEAGYQAADDKELLVFDDPVDRHMFVRYPDVKMVVYPSDVSKQKWKASTVPTGEKAFESRVDFPKDWSGLRDDELAEKTGIADAIFCHKGVFLFVAASKESAITAAKIALERD; from the coding sequence ATGCAGACAATCGTAACGCATGATGGAAGCTTCCATCCCGACGACATCTTAGCTGTCGCTACTATTAAGATTTTGCTCGGTGATGAACCGACTACTATTATTCGAACTCGTGAAGATGAGGTTATTGCCAGTGCTGATTGGGTAGTAGATGTAGGTAATGTGTATGACTCAGCTACACAGCGGTTTGATCATCATCAAAATGGTCTAGAAGTGCGTGAGAACAAGATTCCGTACGCCGCATTTGGCTTGGTCTGGAAAGAATTTGGTGCGCAAATTTGCGGCTCAGCAGAAATTGCGGCCGATATCGACCAGCTTATCGTGCAGCCCATCGATGCTGGCGACAATGGGGTAGGTCTCTATGACGTAAATGAGTACGAAGTTAAGCCGTATGAGCTATTCAGTGTATTTAGTGCTTTTCGTCCGGTGTGGGGAAATGAACACGAAAACGACACGGCATTTGTTGAAGCAGTTGATTTCGCCAAGATGCTTCTCGAAAAGATTATCGCTCATGCGCAACGTGCTCAGGCTGTGCGGCAGGTGGCAGAAGCTGGATATCAAGCTGCCGATGATAAAGAATTGTTGGTGTTTGATGATCCGGTTGACCGGCATATGTTTGTGCGGTATCCAGATGTGAAAATGGTCGTGTACCCATCTGATGTGAGTAAGCAAAAATGGAAAGCCTCCACGGTGCCAACCGGTGAGAAAGCATTTGAGTCGCGCGTTGATTTTCCTAAAGACTGGAGCGGTTTACGAGACGATGAGCTTGCTGAGAAGACAGGTATAGCTGATGCAATCTTTTGTCATAAGGGCGTATTTCTTTTTGTTGCAGCGAGTAAGGAGTCGGCGATTACGGCAGCCAAGATTGCGCTTGAAAGAGACTAG
- a CDS encoding DUF1697 domain-containing protein: MKYLALLRGINVGGNNIIKMTDLKLCFEQSGYDNVLTYIQSGNVLFTTPRTNIVELENTIEAMLKRRFGYSGVVVIMSTSELATIVREAPSGFGDNVDMFRYDVYFLKRPLAPQAAAANFPLHPEVDTLYVGTKALYTSRLIARSGSSKLSKIIALPQYKHITIRNWNTTTTLATLANATLK; encoded by the coding sequence ATGAAATATCTTGCACTACTACGAGGCATAAATGTCGGCGGGAACAATATAATAAAAATGACGGATCTTAAACTATGTTTTGAACAGTCAGGCTACGATAATGTTCTAACGTATATTCAAAGCGGAAATGTGCTATTCACAACTCCTCGCACGAACATCGTAGAACTTGAGAATACTATAGAAGCAATGCTCAAGCGCCGTTTTGGATACTCCGGTGTCGTCGTAATTATGAGCACATCTGAATTGGCAACCATTGTCAGAGAAGCACCATCTGGTTTTGGAGATAACGTAGATATGTTTCGATACGATGTGTACTTTCTGAAGCGACCGCTTGCTCCACAAGCAGCCGCCGCCAACTTCCCGCTCCACCCTGAAGTAGACACGCTATATGTCGGCACCAAAGCGCTCTACACCTCCAGACTTATAGCCAGAAGTGGTAGCAGTAAATTATCAAAAATAATAGCACTGCCTCAATACAAACACATAACCATTCGCAACTGGAATACCACCACTACACTAGCCACACTTGCCAACGCCACGCTAAAGTAA
- a CDS encoding phosphotransferase, which produces MESSETNPEILETDFYRQVESLPEQIASVWITRYEELDEPDDDLTIFYQEFKDFLLKRKMALSGSLEVHTEVNEEIRKEILSVHEAIKNGFGNPELFLGNGWTAETYTLSIAPHLCVKYITDQNAYNENNHMRTEYEYLDELHHFEVNNIRTPHPYFLRIHPSEGHSYGMERIMGENLSRILEWPKKNLELIKLAKTLDRVAVEQNLLLYITQMHEQFGITHNDLFRRNIMLSEDGLFYIIDFGKAKHEQVGEDHEQFRKSDLALISSEIKKFFRDIDNLDIE; this is translated from the coding sequence ATGGAATCATCTGAGACCAATCCGGAAATTCTTGAAACAGATTTCTACAGACAAGTAGAATCTCTACCTGAACAAATCGCCAGTGTTTGGATCACTCGATATGAAGAACTAGATGAACCCGATGATGATCTTACTATTTTTTACCAAGAGTTTAAGGATTTTTTACTAAAACGAAAAATGGCACTCTCAGGTTCGCTTGAAGTACACACTGAAGTCAATGAGGAAATTCGTAAAGAAATCCTTTCCGTGCATGAAGCCATTAAAAACGGCTTTGGTAATCCTGAACTATTCCTTGGCAATGGATGGACTGCCGAAACCTACACCCTTTCGATCGCTCCACATCTATGCGTAAAATACATCACCGACCAAAATGCATACAACGAAAACAATCATATGCGCACTGAATATGAATACCTTGATGAACTACATCATTTTGAAGTAAATAATATCAGAACCCCACATCCGTACTTCTTAAGGATTCACCCAAGCGAGGGACATTCTTATGGCATGGAACGAATCATGGGAGAAAACCTGTCCAGAATTCTAGAGTGGCCTAAAAAAAATCTTGAACTCATTAAGCTTGCAAAAACCCTCGATCGAGTTGCAGTTGAGCAAAACTTACTGTTATACATCACACAAATGCATGAACAGTTTGGCATTACACACAATGATTTGTTTAGAAGAAACATCATGCTCTCTGAAGACGGATTGTTTTACATTATTGATTTTGGAAAAGCGAAACACGAGCAAGTCGGAGAAGACCACGAGCAATTTAGAAAATCAGACCTTGCATTAATTAGCTCTGAAATTAAAAAGTTTTTCAGAGATATTGACAATTTAGATATAGAATGA